The Aureimonas mangrovi genome contains the following window.
CGAATCCATCGCCGCGTCCACGGCGTCGACGCCCGCCTCCACGGCTGCCAGAACCGTCGCAGCCGAAATGCCGGAAGTGTCGTGCGTGTGCAGGTGGATCGGCAGACCCACCTCCTCGCGCAGCGTCTTGACGAGCGTGCGGGCGGCGGCCGGCTTCAGAAGCCCCGCCATGTCCTTGATGCCGAGGATGTGGGCGCCCGAGGCCTCCACCTCCTTGGCGAGCGCGACATAGTATTTGAGATCGTATTTCGGGCGGGCGCTGTCGAAGAGGTCCGCCGTGTAGCAGACTGCGCCCTCGCAGAGCTTGCCCGATTCCACGACCGCGTCGATGGAAACCCGCATGTTCTCCACCCAGTTCAGGCAGTCGAACACCCGGAATAGATCGACGCCGCCCCTGGCGGCCTCGGCAACGAAGCGCCGGACCACATTGTCCGGATAGTTTGTGTAGCCGACGCCGTTCGAGCCGCGCAGCAGCATCTGCGTCAAAAGGTTCGGCGCGCGCTCGCGGATGAGCGCCAGGCGCTCCCACGGGTCCTCGGTGAGGAAGCGCATGGAGACGTCGAAGGTCGCCCCGCCCCAGCATTCGAGCGAAAGAAGCTGCGGCAGACCGCGCGCATAGGCCTCGGCGACGCCGACGATGTCGTGCGTGCGCATGCGCGTCGCCAGCAGGGACTGGTGCCCGTCGCGCATCGTCGTGTCGGTGACGAGAACCTCTTTCTGCGCGCGCATCCAGTCGGCAAAGCCCTTGGCGCCCAGCGCCTCAAGCCGCTGGCGCGAGCCGTCGCGGATCTGGCCGTCGAAGATCGGCGCCACGGGCCGACGCGCGTCGGCAGGCGGGCGCGGGCGGTTCTTCGTCTCCGGATGGCCGTTGACGGTGACGTCCGCCAGATAGGTCAGGAGTTTCGTCGCCCGGTCGCGACGGCGCACCTGCGCGAAGAGCTCGGGCGTCTCGTCGATGAACTTCGTCGTGTAGGAAAGGTCGCGGAACTTCTCGTGGCGGATGATCGCCTCGAGGAAGGTGAGGTTGGTCGCCACCCCGCGGATGCGGAACTCGCGCAGCGCCCGGTCCATGCGCATGACCGCTTCCTCGGCGCTCGGCGCCCAGGCCGTCACCTTCTCCAGGAGCGGGTCGTAGAAGCGGGTGATGACCGCGCCCGAATAGGCCGTACCACCGTCGAGCCGGATGCCGAAGCCCGTTGCGCCGCGATAGGCGGTGATGCGGCCATAATCCGGGATGAAGTTGTGCTCGGGGTCCTCGGTGGTGATGCGGCACTGCAGGGCATGCCCGTTGAGCTTGATGTCGCCCTGCGCGGGAACGCCGCTCTCCGGCGTGCCGATCGCCGCGCCGTCGAGGATGTGGATCTGCGCCTTGACGATGTCGATGCCCGTCACCTCCTCGGTGACGGTGTGCTCGACCTGGATGCGCGGATTGACTTCGATGAAGTAGAAGGCGCCGCTTTCGGCATCCATCAGGAACTCGACGGTGCCGGCGCCGATGTAGTCTGTGGCGCGCGCGATCTTCAGCGCGTGGCCAGAAAGCTCCGCGCGGCGCGCGTCGTCCAGATACGGCGCCGGCGCGCGCTCCACGACCTTCTGGTTGCGGCGCTGGATCGAGCAGTCCCGTTCGAAGAGATGGACGACGTTGCCGTGCGTGTCGCCGAGCACCTGCACCTCGACATGCCGTGCCTTCTCGACGAGCTTTTCGAGGTAGACCTCGTCCTTGCCGAAGGCGGCCTTCGCCTCGCGCTTGCCTTCCGTCACCTCGCGGGCGAGGTCCTCCGCCTTGCGGATCGCGCGCATGCCGCGCCCGCCGCC
Protein-coding sequences here:
- the pyc gene encoding pyruvate carboxylase, with the translated sequence MPIRKILVANRSEIAIRVFRAANELGLKTVAIWAEEDKYALHRFKADESWQVGRGPHLARDLGPIESYLSIEEVIRVAKLSGADAIHPGYGLLSESPEFADACAGAGITFIGPTAQTMRKLGNKVAARNLAIELGVPVVPATEPLPDDLDEVARMAETIGYPVMLKASWGGGGRGMRAIRKAEDLAREVTEGKREAKAAFGKDEVYLEKLVEKARHVEVQVLGDTHGNVVHLFERDCSIQRRNQKVVERAPAPYLDDARRAELSGHALKIARATDYIGAGTVEFLMDAESGAFYFIEVNPRIQVEHTVTEEVTGIDIVKAQIHILDGAAIGTPESGVPAQGDIKLNGHALQCRITTEDPEHNFIPDYGRITAYRGATGFGIRLDGGTAYSGAVITRFYDPLLEKVTAWAPSAEEAVMRMDRALREFRIRGVATNLTFLEAIIRHEKFRDLSYTTKFIDETPELFAQVRRRDRATKLLTYLADVTVNGHPETKNRPRPPADARRPVAPIFDGQIRDGSRQRLEALGAKGFADWMRAQKEVLVTDTTMRDGHQSLLATRMRTHDIVGVAEAYARGLPQLLSLECWGGATFDVSMRFLTEDPWERLALIRERAPNLLTQMLLRGSNGVGYTNYPDNVVRRFVAEAARGGVDLFRVFDCLNWVENMRVSIDAVVESGKLCEGAVCYTADLFDSARPKYDLKYYVALAKEVEASGAHILGIKDMAGLLKPAAARTLVKTLREEVGLPIHLHTHDTSGISAATVLAAVEAGVDAVDAAMDSISGNTSQPCLGSICEALKGTERDPGLSADAIRRISFYWEAVRTQYAAFESDLKGPASEVYLHEMPGGQFTNLKEQARSLGLETRWHEVAKTYAAANAMFGDIVKVTPSSKVVGDMALTMVAQDLTVADVENPAREIAFPESVVAMLRGDLGQPAGGWPEGLQKKALKGDAPITVRPGSLIPDADLGAERAAAQEKVGREITDAEFASYLMYPKVFVDYAAAADLYGPVSTLPTPNYFYGIETEEEILVDLERGKTLVIRCLGTADTDEKGKKTVFFELNGQPRRVKVPDRSAGNGSAARAKAEPGNAAQIGAPMPGVVSTLAVAVGQAVKTGDVILSIEAMKMEAALHAERDGTIEAVFVKAGDQIDAKDLLFTYQV